In one Gemmatimonadota bacterium genomic region, the following are encoded:
- a CDS encoding DegT/DnrJ/EryC1/StrS family aminotransferase translates to MIPVNEPVIGERELANVTECIRTGWISSAGRFIDAFESGWSSYCDRAHGVAVANGTVALRLAVAALDLQPGDEVIMPTFTIISCAAAVVECGGVPVLVDADPETFGMNVAQVAAKITPRTRAIMPVHLYGHPVDMDPLLALAAEHRLAVIEDAAEAHGAEYLTSFGRSAPTWRRCGSFGDASVFSFYANKLITTGEGGMLVTDSDAMAARTRSLRNLCFQPKRRFYHEELGFNFRLTNLQAAVGVAQLERMPDVLKQKRWMGQAYGERLAGIPGLQIPMTKPWARHVFWMYGLVVDESTGLNAVTFAERLAAQGVETRPFFLGMHEQPVLQQRGLFGGEHYPVAERLARQGLYLPSGVALTPTQLDAVCVAVREVLGA, encoded by the coding sequence ATGATTCCCGTGAATGAGCCGGTGATCGGCGAGCGTGAACTTGCCAATGTGACGGAGTGCATCCGTACAGGCTGGATCTCTTCTGCTGGCCGGTTCATCGACGCCTTTGAGTCGGGCTGGTCCTCCTACTGCGACCGCGCGCACGGTGTGGCCGTCGCCAATGGAACGGTCGCCCTTCGATTGGCGGTGGCCGCCCTCGATCTACAGCCCGGTGACGAAGTGATCATGCCGACGTTCACGATCATTTCGTGCGCGGCGGCGGTGGTGGAGTGCGGCGGCGTGCCGGTGCTCGTGGATGCGGACCCTGAGACGTTCGGCATGAACGTCGCGCAGGTGGCGGCCAAGATTACGCCGCGGACGCGGGCGATTATGCCGGTGCATTTATATGGGCACCCGGTGGACATGGACCCGTTGCTCGCGCTCGCCGCGGAACATCGCCTTGCGGTGATCGAAGATGCGGCCGAGGCGCACGGCGCCGAGTACCTCACATCGTTTGGACGTTCCGCTCCGACCTGGCGTCGGTGCGGCAGCTTTGGCGATGCGAGTGTGTTCAGCTTTTACGCCAACAAGCTGATCACCACCGGCGAAGGTGGCATGTTGGTGACGGACAGCGACGCGATGGCCGCGCGCACCCGATCGCTCCGCAACCTCTGCTTTCAGCCCAAGCGTCGGTTCTATCACGAGGAACTCGGTTTCAATTTCCGACTCACCAACCTGCAGGCCGCCGTGGGCGTGGCGCAGTTGGAGCGGATGCCAGACGTCCTGAAGCAGAAACGATGGATGGGGCAGGCGTACGGGGAACGGCTCGCGGGGATTCCGGGGTTGCAGATTCCGATGACGAAACCCTGGGCGCGGCACGTCTTTTGGATGTACGGCCTCGTGGTGGACGAGAGCACCGGACTCAATGCGGTGACATTCGCCGAACGCTTGGCTGCCCAAGGGGTGGAAACGCGGCCGTTCTTCCTTGGAATGCACGAACAGCCCGTGCTGCAACAGCGTGGCCTATTTGGCGGCGAGCACTATCCCGTAGCGGAGCGATTGGCGCGGCAAGGGTTGTATCTCCCGTCTGGCGTCGCGCTGACGCCGACTCAACTGGACGCCGTGTGCGTGGCGGTGCGAGAGGTGCTTGGCGCATGA
- a CDS encoding class I SAM-dependent methyltransferase, with amino-acid sequence MTAPFGAAYSGSYDAIYGEKDYAAECTLIESLLRSHAGGPVASILDLGCGTGNHAIPLAQRGYAVTGVDRSEAMLAIARTKAATAGVAPTFAIADVRTVQLGREFDAALMMFAVLGYQIDNADVLATLRAVRAHLAVGSLFIFDVWHGPAVVRIGPSPRVKVIEAGGDTLLRAADGTLDSAQQTCLVKYQLWRLRGSQLVDRSEEAHVMRYFFLQEIRLFLQVAGFELVEARTQENAAAPTENDWNMVCVARAILT; translated from the coding sequence ATGACGGCTCCATTCGGTGCGGCCTATTCGGGCAGTTACGACGCGATCTACGGGGAAAAGGACTACGCGGCGGAGTGCACGCTGATTGAATCACTGCTCCGGTCGCACGCCGGCGGGCCGGTTGCGTCGATACTCGATCTCGGTTGTGGGACCGGAAATCATGCGATTCCGCTGGCGCAGCGCGGCTATGCGGTGACCGGTGTCGACCGATCGGAGGCGATGTTGGCGATTGCGCGTACGAAGGCCGCGACCGCCGGCGTTGCGCCAACGTTCGCCATAGCCGACGTGCGCACCGTGCAGCTGGGGCGCGAGTTTGACGCGGCGTTGATGATGTTCGCCGTACTCGGATATCAAATTGACAATGCCGATGTGCTCGCGACGTTGCGGGCCGTCCGTGCCCACCTTGCGGTGGGATCGCTGTTCATCTTTGATGTGTGGCACGGGCCAGCGGTGGTGCGCATCGGTCCATCACCTCGCGTGAAAGTGATCGAGGCCGGCGGCGATACGTTGTTGCGTGCGGCGGACGGCACGCTCGACAGTGCCCAACAGACCTGCTTGGTGAAGTACCAGCTCTGGCGTCTTCGCGGGTCTCAACTTGTGGACCGAAGCGAAGAAGCACATGTGATGCGGTACTTCTTTCTGCAGGAAATCAGGTTGTTCCTGCAGGTGGCCGGGTTTGAGTTGGTTGAGGCACGTACGCAGGAGAATGCCGCGGCCCCAACGGAAAACGACTGGAATATGGTGTGTGTCGCACGCGCCATACTGACGTGA
- a CDS encoding class I SAM-dependent methyltransferase → MSREAIEHNRVAHDQYAESYDSGHPEIFNSVEQERLADALARAVGAVGATRDGDGAMRALDVGSGSGNLTNHLLRLGARVTAADLSTKLLEVTRRRFASTGRLETQALNGTDLQPLPTESFDLVAAYSVLHHVPDYLTLVAEMARVTRPGGVVYIDHERNDASWTSESYRKFQGEAVVWPPRRWYYWLQPSRYWNRIKPKLQWRLWQDPRWMPEGDLHIWPDDHIEWARVEEVLAASGCRPMVSEEYLLFESRYQRSVWNSWRTRTSDMRLLIARKDG, encoded by the coding sequence ATGAGTCGCGAGGCGATCGAGCACAACCGCGTCGCGCACGATCAATACGCCGAGTCGTACGACAGCGGCCATCCCGAAATCTTTAATTCCGTGGAGCAGGAACGGCTCGCGGATGCACTCGCGCGTGCTGTTGGCGCTGTGGGTGCCACGCGCGACGGGGACGGTGCCATGCGCGCCCTCGACGTTGGAAGCGGTTCGGGGAATCTCACCAATCATCTCCTGCGCCTCGGCGCGCGTGTGACGGCAGCGGATCTCTCAACGAAACTGCTTGAGGTGACGCGCCGTCGGTTTGCCTCCACCGGCCGACTCGAAACGCAAGCGCTCAATGGGACCGATCTGCAACCGTTGCCAACTGAGTCGTTCGACCTCGTCGCCGCATACTCCGTGCTACACCACGTGCCGGATTATTTGACGCTGGTAGCGGAGATGGCGCGCGTGACGCGGCCGGGTGGCGTGGTGTATATCGATCACGAGCGGAACGATGCGTCGTGGACCAGTGAGAGTTATCGGAAATTTCAGGGGGAGGCGGTCGTGTGGCCGCCCCGTCGCTGGTACTACTGGTTGCAACCGAGCCGCTACTGGAACAGGATCAAGCCAAAGCTGCAGTGGCGGCTGTGGCAGGATCCGCGTTGGATGCCGGAGGGCGATCTTCACATCTGGCCGGACGATCATATTGAGTGGGCGCGCGTCGAGGAGGTGCTTGCCGCCTCTGGCTGTCGGCCGATGGTGAGCGAAGAGTACTTATTGTTTGAATCGCGGTATCAGCGGTCGGTATGGAATTCGTGGCGCACGCGCACGAGCGACATGCGTCTGCTCATTGCGCGAAAGGACGGCTGA
- a CDS encoding glycosyltransferase family 4 protein, which produces MSSTARPIRVFFPCTGLGRVARGFETFTRDCADALRGRDDVALTVFGGGQELTEGERHIASLSRRGAAAGLLGKLLHRDPYFVEQASFAAAFLPALIAGDPDVVYFADLNVGNACWHWRRISGQRFRLLFYNGGATTKPFTRCDLVQQVSPEHYDAALARGESAERQVLLPHGLQVSAQFTPVTNDERRATRAALGVPLEGPLVLSVGMLDQQVKRMDLVIRETAALTSVRPHLLLLGEETPETPTVRALAERELGAGRYTMRTVHRTLAMAAYRAADTFVLASPREGFGLAYLEALMSGVPCVVQDTPTTAYVYGAFGHRADLSVPGVLAGHLEPLLATPPELAVSVAQHAWVRDRFGWANLAPRYAAMLHACAEGRRPVVLPTD; this is translated from the coding sequence ATGTCCTCGACCGCACGCCCGATCCGCGTTTTCTTTCCATGCACCGGACTCGGCCGCGTGGCGCGCGGATTCGAGACCTTCACGCGCGATTGTGCGGACGCCCTGCGCGGGCGCGACGATGTGGCGCTGACGGTGTTCGGTGGCGGCCAGGAGCTGACCGAAGGAGAGCGGCACATTGCCTCGTTGTCACGACGGGGCGCAGCGGCTGGCCTGTTGGGCAAGCTCTTGCATCGTGATCCGTACTTCGTGGAGCAAGCGAGCTTTGCGGCCGCATTTCTTCCTGCCCTGATTGCCGGTGATCCGGACGTGGTCTATTTCGCGGATCTCAACGTGGGGAATGCCTGTTGGCATTGGCGGCGGATCAGCGGTCAACGCTTTCGCTTGCTGTTTTACAACGGGGGCGCAACGACCAAGCCTTTCACGCGCTGTGATTTGGTGCAGCAGGTGAGTCCCGAGCACTATGACGCCGCGCTCGCTCGCGGAGAGTCGGCGGAGCGGCAAGTGCTGCTGCCGCACGGGCTGCAGGTGTCCGCACAGTTTACACCGGTGACGAATGACGAACGTCGCGCCACGCGCGCGGCACTTGGTGTGCCCCTTGAAGGGCCCTTGGTGCTGAGTGTCGGTATGCTCGACCAGCAGGTGAAGCGCATGGATCTCGTGATCCGTGAGACCGCCGCATTGACCAGCGTGCGACCCCATCTGCTGTTGCTGGGCGAGGAGACGCCGGAAACGCCAACTGTTCGCGCACTGGCCGAACGTGAACTGGGCGCGGGGCGCTACACCATGCGCACTGTCCATCGGACGCTGGCGATGGCGGCGTATCGTGCGGCGGATACCTTTGTGCTGGCGTCGCCACGCGAAGGATTCGGTCTCGCATACTTGGAAGCGCTTATGAGCGGTGTGCCATGCGTCGTGCAGGATACGCCGACCACCGCGTATGTATACGGCGCCTTTGGTCACCGCGCGGATCTGTCAGTGCCGGGCGTGCTCGCCGGGCACCTCGAGCCGTTGCTTGCAACGCCGCCCGAGCTTGCCGTGTCCGTTGCGCAGCACGCCTGGGTGCGTGACCGATTTGGATGGGCCAACCTGGCGCCGCGTTACGCCGCGATGCTGCACGCCTGCGCCGAGGGGCGGCGCCCCGTAGTGTTACCGACCGACTAA
- a CDS encoding ABC transporter ATP-binding protein, which translates to MSSNAPSELAIAVAGLSKAYRLGMDTGATTIREALINKVSGSSKDATDLLWALRDVSFNIQRGETVGIIGRNGAGKSTLLKLLSRITWPTEGEIRLYGRIGSLLEVGTGFHPELTGRENIFLNGTILGMRRHEIQQRFDEIVEFAEIERFLDTPVKRYSSGMYVRLAFAVAAHLNPEILVVDEVLAVGDAAFQRKCLGKMGEVAREEGRAVLFVSHNMVAVTALCARGILLEGGQVSADGPAGAVVQQYLRSIETIGEIPLQNRTDRTGNGALRFESFAVVNAASGGGLIRSGDSVRIEVRYHAEASALQNVHIDVVIHGFVDEQLCELSSDAQRGDFASVPGSGVFTCSIPRLPFEPGTYRVSLFSTVNGDIADFVWHAGAMNVEPGDFYGTGRTNPEAPRYFLVDHSWDVTG; encoded by the coding sequence ATGTCATCTAACGCGCCGAGCGAACTCGCGATTGCCGTTGCCGGCCTTTCCAAGGCGTACCGCCTCGGCATGGATACTGGGGCGACGACCATACGCGAAGCACTCATCAATAAGGTGTCCGGTAGTTCAAAGGACGCGACCGACCTATTGTGGGCACTCCGGGATGTGTCGTTCAACATTCAGCGCGGCGAAACGGTCGGCATCATTGGCCGCAACGGCGCGGGCAAGAGCACCTTGCTCAAGCTGCTCTCGCGCATCACCTGGCCCACGGAAGGTGAAATACGTTTGTATGGTCGTATCGGGAGCCTGCTCGAGGTAGGCACTGGGTTTCATCCAGAGCTCACCGGCCGCGAGAATATATTTCTCAATGGCACCATCCTCGGCATGCGCCGTCACGAAATTCAGCAGCGTTTCGACGAGATTGTGGAGTTCGCCGAGATCGAGCGCTTTCTCGACACGCCGGTCAAGCGCTACAGCAGCGGGATGTACGTGCGCCTCGCCTTTGCGGTGGCCGCGCATCTCAATCCAGAAATTCTTGTGGTGGACGAAGTGCTCGCCGTCGGCGACGCTGCGTTCCAACGCAAATGCCTTGGCAAGATGGGCGAAGTGGCGCGAGAAGAAGGGCGCGCCGTCTTGTTTGTGAGCCACAACATGGTCGCCGTCACGGCGCTTTGTGCGCGCGGCATTCTCCTTGAAGGCGGGCAGGTCTCCGCCGACGGGCCAGCGGGAGCCGTGGTGCAGCAGTATCTGCGCTCCATCGAAACGATCGGTGAGATTCCGTTGCAGAATCGCACGGATCGCACGGGGAACGGAGCGCTCCGCTTTGAATCGTTTGCGGTCGTGAATGCGGCCAGCGGCGGCGGATTGATCCGCTCGGGCGACAGCGTGCGCATTGAGGTTCGGTACCACGCCGAAGCCAGCGCCCTGCAGAATGTGCACATCGACGTCGTGATCCACGGATTCGTGGACGAGCAGCTCTGCGAGCTCTCGAGCGACGCGCAGCGCGGCGATTTTGCCAGCGTCCCCGGATCCGGCGTCTTTACGTGCAGCATCCCACGACTGCCCTTTGAACCCGGCACCTACCGCGTCTCGCTGTTCAGCACGGTGAACGGCGACATCGCGGATTTCGTGTGGCATGCGGGCGCGATGAATGTGGAGCCGGGCGACTTCTATGGCACGGGGCGCACCAACCCAGAAGCACCGAGGTATTTCCTCGTCGACCACTCGTGGGACGTGACCGGCTGA
- a CDS encoding ABC transporter permease, translated as MSEPLEVIRPVGTHRFPDFVEVWRFRDLAAALGRRDVTLRYRQTLLGVVWVVLQPLIAGGLFTVVFGKVAKLPSDGIPYFLFAYAGFIAWTAFQNALVRSSGSLLAQSSLVTKVYFPRLVLPLSALWSTTMDFLVGMGSLVVLMVIYHVPLSWPLLLLPVWVALLLLTGLGIGTLSAALSVRYRDLQYALPVLVQLLLYASPVAYGTAAVPERFRALFVLNPLAGMLDGFRWSVAGTAPPTSLSVMMSVVGVLVALTVGCVFFARFERRLADVI; from the coding sequence GTGAGCGAACCCCTCGAGGTCATCCGGCCCGTCGGGACTCACCGCTTCCCCGACTTTGTGGAAGTGTGGCGCTTTCGCGACCTCGCCGCGGCTCTTGGCCGGCGCGATGTCACGCTACGCTACCGCCAGACGCTCCTCGGCGTCGTGTGGGTGGTCCTGCAACCGCTGATCGCCGGTGGGCTCTTCACGGTCGTCTTCGGTAAAGTGGCCAAGCTTCCCAGCGACGGCATTCCGTATTTCCTCTTTGCCTATGCGGGCTTTATCGCCTGGACCGCATTCCAGAATGCGCTCGTCCGGAGCAGTGGATCGCTACTCGCCCAAAGTAGCTTGGTCACTAAAGTGTACTTTCCGCGCCTCGTGCTTCCGTTGTCCGCGCTCTGGAGCACGACCATGGATTTCCTGGTCGGCATGGGCTCGCTCGTTGTCTTGATGGTGATCTACCACGTTCCGCTCAGCTGGCCATTGTTGCTACTACCCGTGTGGGTCGCCCTGCTCCTCCTCACCGGACTCGGCATCGGCACTCTCTCGGCGGCGCTGTCGGTGCGGTACCGCGATTTACAGTACGCGCTCCCGGTGCTCGTCCAGTTGTTACTCTATGCGAGTCCCGTGGCATACGGCACGGCCGCCGTACCCGAACGCTTTCGCGCACTCTTTGTGCTGAACCCACTCGCGGGTATGCTCGACGGCTTTCGCTGGTCGGTAGCTGGCACGGCTCCTCCGACATCGTTGTCGGTGATGATGTCCGTGGTTGGCGTCCTCGTGGCGCTCACCGTGGGCTGTGTATTCTTCGCGCGTTTTGAGCGCCGGCTGGCCGATGTCATCTAA
- a CDS encoding glycosyltransferase: MAVPTVSVLVPTWRRPESLARCLRALAAQSQPPVEIVVGWRADDSETALALATLTLELGVPVRQAMTAEPGVVAAMNAALELCTGTVIALTDDDAEPRPDWLERLGRCFDDPAVGGAGGRDWQPTERGSREEVGRIQWFGRVIGHHHLGVGPARPVDVLKGVNAAFRAPLLRTLRFDSRLQGAGAQMFWELALCLPLRRAGWTLVYDPAIAVEHHIEPRHDADQRHRGTFVPEPQVQAVHNETLILLEHQRGFRRLAFIAWALLVGTRMEPGLAQIPRLWLMGDALAVARWRWTLVGRVRGWKSWCGSGGDPARSVPRPTV, translated from the coding sequence GTGGCTGTGCCAACCGTCTCGGTTCTTGTGCCCACCTGGCGCCGTCCAGAATCGCTCGCGCGGTGCCTGCGGGCGCTTGCCGCTCAGAGCCAGCCGCCGGTGGAGATTGTGGTGGGGTGGAGGGCCGACGACTCGGAAACGGCGCTGGCGTTGGCCACCCTCACCCTAGAGCTGGGCGTCCCCGTCCGTCAGGCGATGACCGCCGAACCCGGGGTGGTGGCGGCCATGAATGCCGCGCTGGAGCTCTGCACGGGGACCGTGATTGCGCTTACCGACGACGATGCCGAGCCCCGTCCTGATTGGCTGGAGCGCCTTGGACGCTGCTTTGACGACCCCGCCGTGGGCGGGGCCGGGGGGCGGGACTGGCAGCCAACGGAACGGGGCTCCCGCGAGGAGGTGGGGCGGATCCAGTGGTTTGGTCGCGTGATTGGCCATCATCACTTGGGGGTGGGGCCGGCGAGGCCGGTGGATGTGCTGAAAGGGGTCAATGCGGCTTTTCGGGCACCACTACTGCGGACGCTGCGATTCGACAGCCGATTGCAGGGGGCGGGGGCGCAGATGTTCTGGGAGTTGGCGCTCTGCCTGCCGCTACGCCGTGCCGGGTGGACGCTCGTATACGATCCAGCGATTGCCGTGGAGCATCACATTGAGCCGCGGCACGATGCGGACCAGCGGCATCGCGGCACCTTCGTGCCCGAACCGCAGGTGCAGGCGGTGCACAACGAGACGTTGATTCTCCTCGAGCATCAGCGGGGGTTCCGCCGTTTGGCGTTCATAGCATGGGCCCTGCTGGTCGGGACTCGCATGGAGCCTGGGCTGGCGCAGATACCGCGGCTCTGGCTGATGGGGGATGCCCTTGCCGTGGCGCGCTGGCGCTGGACGCTGGTAGGCCGCGTCCGAGGATGGAAATCGTGGTGCGGGTCCGGAGGGGATCCGGCTCGGAGTGTTCCGCGTCCGACGGTGTGA
- a CDS encoding glycosyltransferase family 4 protein — MTPFSLAFVAHDVHRQGGMERAAAEVLSRLATRISVTVIARSCALGDAPVRWIPVTGPTRPAPLRTWAFARAARAAERRAGCTITNSIGAAAIDAEVITAQFCHAAFTKRFGGLRGGSGVRALYQRFAQSRFVAEERVAYGSRRLRQVIAVSRGTARELQESYGVPESRITVVPNGVDRAVFRPAADAAARLALRAQLGLPRDAFLALLVGGDWERKGVRDAIDAIAGIADGHLVVLGRGDVAAMQAHVSRAGAAGRVTFAPPSQTPEAYYAACDAFCFPSRYEAFSLVTLEAAASGLPIVAHAINGTEELVRDGENGWLVPFGAEALREKLLLLRDDRALRERLSAGAVASSARYDWSRIADEQYAVLAAAAAERSHG, encoded by the coding sequence GTGACACCGTTCTCGCTGGCCTTTGTGGCTCACGATGTGCATCGGCAGGGCGGCATGGAGCGCGCCGCCGCCGAGGTGCTGTCGCGTTTGGCCACGCGTATATCAGTGACGGTGATCGCGCGCTCCTGTGCACTGGGCGACGCGCCCGTCCGTTGGATTCCGGTGACGGGCCCCACGCGTCCCGCACCGTTGCGCACGTGGGCGTTTGCACGCGCCGCGCGGGCGGCGGAGCGGCGTGCGGGATGCACCATCACCAATAGCATTGGCGCGGCCGCGATCGATGCGGAGGTGATTACGGCGCAGTTCTGTCACGCGGCATTCACCAAACGATTTGGCGGATTGCGGGGCGGCTCAGGTGTGCGTGCGCTGTATCAGCGCTTTGCGCAGTCGCGGTTCGTGGCGGAAGAACGGGTGGCGTATGGGTCGCGACGCTTGCGGCAGGTGATTGCGGTGTCGCGCGGCACGGCGCGCGAACTGCAGGAATCGTACGGGGTGCCGGAGTCGCGCATCACCGTGGTACCAAACGGTGTGGACCGCGCGGTGTTTCGCCCGGCGGCCGACGCGGCGGCGCGTCTGGCCCTGCGAGCGCAACTCGGCTTGCCGCGCGATGCCTTCTTAGCGTTGCTCGTGGGCGGCGACTGGGAGCGCAAAGGGGTGCGCGACGCGATCGATGCGATTGCTGGGATTGCTGACGGACATCTCGTGGTGCTGGGTCGCGGCGACGTGGCCGCGATGCAAGCGCATGTCTCGCGTGCCGGCGCCGCTGGGCGCGTGACATTCGCGCCGCCGAGCCAGACGCCCGAGGCGTACTACGCGGCGTGTGATGCCTTTTGTTTTCCTTCGCGCTACGAGGCGTTTTCGCTGGTGACGCTCGAGGCCGCGGCGTCGGGTTTGCCGATTGTAGCGCACGCGATCAACGGCACCGAAGAGTTGGTGCGTGACGGCGAAAATGGGTGGCTCGTGCCCTTTGGCGCGGAGGCGCTGCGCGAAAAACTCCTATTGCTCCGCGACGATCGTGCGCTGCGTGAGCGTTTGTCGGCGGGGGCGGTGGCGTCGTCCGCACGCTACGACTGGAGCCGGATTGCCGACGAGCAGTATGCGGTGTTGGCCGCGGCGGCGGCCGAACGGAGTCACGGGTAG
- a CDS encoding glycosyltransferase family 4 protein, whose protein sequence is MDDFLRKPERARRTTLRTLQLGMEWFAEKPGGLNRVYFELMRHLPDAGVDVHGLVAGTSQVTVDARGMIEGFAPHSERLLPRLLAVRRKAGPLLRSDPGVLVVSHFALYTAPLLDELADHPLVVHFQGPWGLEGRAERQSKFTEMAKSAVERAVYSRAKAFIVLSTPFGRILESRFGIPRERIHVIPGGVDVPRFAIQDSPEECRLRLDWPTDRPIVLAVRRLMRRMGLDDLIAAVPKLRETIPNVLVLIAGRGPIAGELQARIDAAGLADHVRLLGFVPDALLPQAYRAATITIVPTVELEGFGLIVAESLAAGTPAMVTPVGGLPEAVSGLSPSLVLPSTGAEAIAAGLANALSGKLVLPDARTCTEYARRHYDWPVIAERTRLVYEEAMR, encoded by the coding sequence ATGGATGATTTCCTGCGAAAGCCGGAGCGCGCGCGCCGGACGACGCTTCGCACGCTACAGCTCGGTATGGAATGGTTCGCTGAGAAGCCCGGCGGTTTGAATCGCGTGTACTTCGAGTTGATGCGGCACCTCCCAGACGCCGGCGTGGATGTGCACGGCCTTGTGGCGGGCACCTCGCAAGTGACGGTGGACGCTCGCGGAATGATTGAAGGATTCGCGCCGCACTCCGAGCGACTCTTACCCCGCCTGCTTGCGGTGCGCCGAAAAGCGGGGCCGCTGCTTCGCTCTGATCCCGGTGTGCTGGTGGTGAGTCATTTTGCGCTCTACACGGCGCCACTCCTCGACGAACTCGCCGACCATCCACTGGTCGTGCACTTTCAGGGCCCGTGGGGACTTGAAGGGCGAGCGGAACGTCAGTCGAAGTTCACCGAGATGGCCAAGTCCGCCGTCGAGCGGGCGGTGTATTCGCGCGCGAAAGCCTTCATCGTGCTCTCGACGCCCTTTGGCCGGATTCTCGAGTCGCGCTTCGGCATTCCACGCGAGCGCATTCATGTGATTCCCGGTGGTGTGGATGTGCCACGCTTTGCGATTCAGGATTCTCCTGAGGAGTGCCGCCTGCGACTGGACTGGCCCACGGATCGGCCAATTGTCCTCGCCGTACGGCGCCTCATGCGCCGCATGGGGCTCGACGACCTCATTGCCGCCGTGCCGAAGCTGCGCGAGACCATTCCGAATGTGTTGGTGCTGATTGCGGGACGCGGACCGATTGCCGGCGAGTTGCAGGCGCGCATTGATGCCGCTGGGCTCGCGGATCACGTGCGCCTGCTGGGGTTTGTGCCCGATGCGCTGTTGCCGCAGGCGTACCGCGCCGCCACGATCACGATCGTGCCGACGGTGGAACTCGAAGGATTCGGATTGATCGTCGCGGAATCGCTGGCCGCCGGCACACCCGCGATGGTCACTCCCGTCGGCGGATTGCCGGAAGCGGTATCGGGACTCTCGCCGAGCTTGGTGTTGCCGAGCACCGGCGCTGAAGCGATTGCCGCCGGGCTCGCGAACGCGCTGAGCGGTAAACTGGTGCTCCCAGATGCGCGCACCTGTACTGAGTACGCGCGCCGCCACTATGACTGGCCGGTGATCGCGGAACGCACGCGACTCGTGTACGAAGAGGCCATGCGATGA
- a CDS encoding glycosyltransferase encodes MSAPRRFVFVDHAGVLGGAELSLLDLATALGSRARVALLADGPFADRLRARGVRVTTTSMGALAEVRKDTRLPSLGAVAAAWRAAGALGVTVDPSELLCANSQKAFVVSALAGWRAGRPVAWMLRDILAPPHFSRANIRAVITLANWRACCVVANSQATADAFVAAGGRRSLVRVVHNGIDAAPFDAVTEADGRAVRLALHIPDDAFTVAMPGRFHAWKGQHVLLDALAQLPSVHAIIAGAPLFGEHAFADELRARAARLGVMDRVHFTGFRDDVPALLTAADVVVHASTLPEPFGRVVVEGMLAHRPVVASNAGGVPELIVDGESGVLVPPGDAAALAAAIAALRDDAPRAARIAAAGARRARTLFTVGAMARGIEEALAAC; translated from the coding sequence ATGAGCGCGCCGCGCCGATTCGTGTTTGTCGATCACGCTGGCGTCTTGGGTGGTGCAGAGTTGTCGTTGCTCGACCTGGCTACGGCGCTCGGCAGTCGGGCGCGGGTGGCGTTGTTGGCTGACGGTCCGTTTGCCGATCGGCTGCGCGCGCGTGGCGTACGCGTGACGACGACGTCGATGGGCGCGCTGGCCGAGGTGCGCAAGGATACGCGGCTTCCGTCGCTCGGGGCTGTCGCCGCCGCCTGGCGTGCGGCCGGCGCATTAGGTGTGACGGTGGACCCATCGGAACTGCTCTGCGCAAATTCGCAGAAAGCGTTCGTCGTCAGTGCGCTGGCTGGCTGGCGCGCGGGGCGACCCGTGGCGTGGATGCTGCGGGACATTCTGGCGCCACCGCATTTTAGCAGGGCAAACATCCGGGCCGTGATCACGCTCGCGAACTGGCGCGCCTGTTGTGTGGTGGCCAACTCGCAGGCGACCGCCGACGCCTTCGTGGCCGCCGGTGGGCGCCGCTCGCTCGTGCGGGTGGTGCACAACGGCATTGATGCGGCGCCATTTGATGCGGTGACGGAGGCTGATGGTCGCGCGGTGCGTCTGGCGTTGCACATTCCCGACGACGCCTTCACCGTGGCAATGCCGGGGCGCTTTCACGCGTGGAAAGGGCAGCACGTGCTGCTGGATGCGCTCGCGCAGTTGCCCAGCGTGCACGCCATCATTGCGGGCGCGCCACTCTTCGGCGAGCACGCGTTCGCCGATGAACTGCGCGCGCGCGCCGCTCGACTGGGCGTGATGGATCGCGTGCACTTCACCGGGTTTCGCGACGACGTGCCCGCGTTGCTGACGGCCGCCGATGTGGTGGTGCATGCCTCGACGCTGCCGGAACCATTCGGCCGCGTGGTGGTGGAGGGAATGCTGGCACACCGACCGGTGGTGGCGAGCAATGCGGGCGGTGTTCCCGAACTCATCGTGGACGGCGAGTCCGGCGTGTTAGTTCCCCCCGGTGACGCGGCCGCGCTCGCGGCGGCCATCGCGGCGCTGCGTGATGACGCGCCGCGCGCTGCGCGCATTGCGGCGGCAGGGGCTCGGCGCGCGCGGACGCTGTTCACCGTTGGCGCGATGGCTCGCGGAATTGAAGAGGCGCTGGCAGCCTGTTGA